A stretch of DNA from Candidatus Cloacimonadota bacterium:
GCCGGCTGTTTTCTGCGAAATTCCGGCGGTCCCTGCGATCTTTTTGATTAAATCATCTCTGCTCATTTTACCTCCTTGGGGTTGTATTTAAAGAGTAAGAGATAATACGGTGCTATTAAAAACGGGGTCTGGAAAATCTGTCAACAAAAAAATGCTGTTTTCACAGCACTTTAGCGTTCCCGGGCAACGCAAAACCGTAGTCGTGAAATGCCAACTGACTGTGGGGCAAGCAGAAACGAAATCCAAATGGGAGTGAAAAAAAACTGCAAAAAATACCGTTCTTGCTGCCTGCTAGCTTTTTACATTGACAAAAAAAGGCTCCTGTAACGTTGTTGTTCCAACAGAAAATTCACTGGAGGAATAATGAAAAAATATGCATACCTGCTTGCGATGCTGCTGACAGTCCTTATGGTGCTGTCCGCCTGCAGCGGAAACAAAAAGATCGAAGAACCGGTGGAACCGCCGCCCACACCGCTGGAACTGGCCAAAGCCGCCGAGGACACCGCTCTCGTCAACGTCGAGGATGGAAACTTCGCCTTGGCATTGGAATACTACAACCAGGCCAAGGATTACTACCTGCTGGCCCAGCCTGAAGCCGCGCCCACGGATTCGGTGGACGTGAACATCGAACTGATCCAGAAAAACATCGCTTTCACCTATCAGAACCTGGCCCAGGAAAGCGATCAGTATCAGCAGTATGATGACGCGATCACGGAATTTGAAAGCGCCGCCAACATCTACAAAAGCCTGGTGCCGCTCACCATGACCGCCACGGAGCGCGACGCCATCGTGGCCGGCCTCTACCGCAACATGGCCTTCACCGCTCAAAAAGCCGGCCAGTTCGAACGCGCCCTGGGTTATTACGACAACGTGCTTCAAACCGAGCCTGGTAACTCCGACGTGCTGATGTCCAAGTACAGCATCCTCAAAAACGACATTGGCGACCAGGTTCGCGCTTATCAGGTGCTGAAGGATTACGCCGAGGCTTCCGGCGACGTGAACGCCTATCTGGTGCTGGCCTCAGCCTATCGCGATGAAGGCGACGACAACACCGCGGCCATCTATTACGACAAAGCCCTCGAACTGAGCGAAACCCCGATGGTGTACTCCACCGTGGCCGATTTCTACCGTGGGATCAAGAACTACAAGAAATCCAACGACGTGCTGCTCAAACTGATCGCGGCCACCACGGACAACGCCTCCAACGCCCTCGCCTACCGCATCATGGCCGATAACTACGACAAGCTGAACAACACCTCCAAGAAGCTCGAATACTACGACAAATCCCTGGACTTGGAGCCCAACGCCGACGTGGCCCTGGCCCTGGCCAATCACTGGAACAAGCAGAAAAGCTGGGCCAAGGTGGTAACCTATGCCACCAAGGCCATCAACGTCGATTCTTCCAAGGCCGCGGCTTATCTGCTGCGCGGCAACGCCTATTTCATGCAGAAGAAGTATGATGCCGCCAAAGCCGACCTGCAAAGAATCGTTAACGATCCGAACTACGGCTCCAGCGCTTCCGCCATTCTCAAGAAGATCAAATAATCAAGTCATATTCGGCAGTCAACCGTGCGTGTTCACGGTTGACTGTTGTTTTCTGAGGTCTCCGCGATGCCCAAAAAGATCAAGTCCGACGGCTCGGTGAAGGCGCTCTACGGCGTCAGCACCGAAACCAAGCTCAAACGCCCGCTGATCGGCAGCACTGTTCCGGCCGGCTTTCCCTCTCCCGCCACCGATTACATCGAAGGCCTGCTGGACCTCAATGAATATCTGATCAAGCACAAGGCCGCCACCTTTTTCGCCCGGGTGGGAGGCGATTCGATGATCGGTTGCGGCATTTTTCCGGATGACATCGTGATCGTGGACAGAGCTTTGGAGGCCAACCACAACTCGGTGGTGCTGGTGCGCTATGACGGGGAATTCACGATCAAGAAGCTGCGCGTCGAAAAGGGAGAGTATTTCCTGGTTTCCGAAAACGAGTCCTACCCGGCCATCAAGATCAACGAGGAGCTCGATTTCGTGATCTGGGGCGTAGTCACCACCGTGATTCACAAAGTGTAGCGCGTGCGCCTGCCATTCCTTGCCGCGGTCCTGGTCCTGATCCTGTTTTCGCCGCTGGCGGCGCAATCCCTGGTGCTGGAGCAAAGCCTGCTTTTGCTGCCGGACCAGCTTGACTACCAGATCGCGCCAGGCCCCATCGTTACAGGTTCAGAATCCGTTTTTGCCGACACCCTGCTCTTGATTCCGGGTTTGGATTACCGGCTGGATCACCGTGCCGGGACCCTCACCCTGTTGCGCTTTCCCGAGGCGGAATATCTGCGCGTCAGCTGCCTGCAAGTGCCGCCTGAACTGGCCCGCCCGCGCCAGCTCTACCGCGAGCTGGATCCCTCCGACAGCCTCTTCCAAAGCGTGGCGCCCCGCCCGCGCAACTGGCTTCCAGACGATGGCAAACTGCTCATCTCCGGCGCCAAGAC
This window harbors:
- a CDS encoding tetratricopeptide repeat protein, encoding MKKYAYLLAMLLTVLMVLSACSGNKKIEEPVEPPPTPLELAKAAEDTALVNVEDGNFALALEYYNQAKDYYLLAQPEAAPTDSVDVNIELIQKNIAFTYQNLAQESDQYQQYDDAITEFESAANIYKSLVPLTMTATERDAIVAGLYRNMAFTAQKAGQFERALGYYDNVLQTEPGNSDVLMSKYSILKNDIGDQVRAYQVLKDYAEASGDVNAYLVLASAYRDEGDDNTAAIYYDKALELSETPMVYSTVADFYRGIKNYKKSNDVLLKLIAATTDNASNALAYRIMADNYDKLNNTSKKLEYYDKSLDLEPNADVALALANHWNKQKSWAKVVTYATKAINVDSSKAAAYLLRGNAYFMQKKYDAAKADLQRIVNDPNYGSSASAILKKIK
- the umuD gene encoding translesion error-prone DNA polymerase V autoproteolytic subunit: MPKKIKSDGSVKALYGVSTETKLKRPLIGSTVPAGFPSPATDYIEGLLDLNEYLIKHKAATFFARVGGDSMIGCGIFPDDIVIVDRALEANHNSVVLVRYDGEFTIKKLRVEKGEYFLVSENESYPAIKINEELDFVIWGVVTTVIHKV